One Mycolicibacterium sp. TUM20985 genomic window, CGATGACGTCACCCAGCTCGAGCCACGACGCCATCGACTGCAACTCCACCGCCATCGCCTCGGCCACCCGACGGCGGTCCTGGCCCGGCTCGGTGAACGCCCCCACCACGTGCAGCGCCCCGCGGCTGCGCTCGGCCTTCAGGTCGACGCGCCCGACGAGGCGGCCATCGAGTAGGAAAGGCCATACGTAGTAACCGAATTGGCGCTTGGGCTCCGGAACGTAGATCTCGATCCGATAGTGAACGCCGAACAATCGCTCGACGCGGGGCCGGAAGAAGATCAGCGGATCGAAGGGACACAGCAGCGCGGTGCCCCGATCGACGCGCGGCATGCCGCCCCCCGCCCTGAGATACGCCGGGGCACTCCACCCCTGGACCTCGACGGGTTCGAGCTCACCGTCTGCCACCAGCTCGGCGAGCACCGGTTTGGCCTGTTTGGCACCCAGCCGGAAGTAATCGCGGATGTCGGTCTCGGTGGCCACGCCAAGCGCGGTCGCCGCCCGCAACACCAGCTCGCGGACCGCGACGTCGTCGTCGACCTCGCGGGAGTACACCTCCGGTGGCAGGACCCGCTCCGTCAGGTCGTAGTGCCTGGCGAAACCCACGCGGGTCGCCGTCGTGAGCGCGCCGGACGCGAAGAGCGCCTCGGCCACCCACTTGGTGTCGCTGCGGTCCCACCAGGGCCCCTTGCGGCCCCGCGGCTCCGACTCGAGGTGCGCTTCGATCCGACCGGCCGTCGACGGACCCAGCTCGGCGACGGCGGCCACGACGTCCTCGGCCAGTTGCCTGTTCTTGCGCACGATCTCCTTGCCCCACCGCCCATCGGCGTATTCGCGCATGCGCCAACGCAACAGCGGCCAGTCGTCGACCGCCATCAGTGCGGCCTCGTGCGCCCAGTACTCCACGAGCAGGCGCGGCGAGCGCGCGCTGTGGCTCCACGCCGCCCGCTCCAGGACGCTGCGGTCGTAGGGGCCCAGCCGGCTGAACACCGGGGCGTAGTGCGCGCGCACCGCGACCGACACCGAGTCGAGTTGCAAGACCTGGATGCGGGAGATCAGCCGTTTGAGATGCGAACGATTCACCACCCCGGACGGTTTCGCCTCCGCGAAGCCCTGCGCGGCGACGGCTACTCGCCGTGCCTGGTCGGCGGTGAGGATCACGAGCGCCGATAACTGTTGAATCGGTAGCGGATACCGGCGGCGCTGGTCAGCCAGTCGCCCTCGGCGGCGGCCCAGGAATCGTCGAGCCCGGGGGCGAGCGCGTCGTCGTCCTCCCGGCGCAGCGGCACCTCGACCTCGGTGACCTCGCAGCGGGTGGCATGCGGCAGGGCCAGAGCATAGATCTGCGCGCCGCCGATCACCCACGCGTCCTCATCGACATCCCCCGCGTCGCTCCGCTCCGGCCCCAGGGTGGCCAGCGCCTCGTCGAGACTGCCCACCACCGTCGCGCCCTCGGCCACGTAGTCCACCTGTCTGGTGATGACGACGTTCCGGCGTCCCGGCAGCGGCCGCACCTTGGCGGGCAGCGATTCCCACGTGAGCCGGCCCATGACCACCGCATGACCCAGCGTCAGTTCCTTGAACCGCGCCTGGTCCTCGGGCAGTCGCCACGGAATTGCGTCGTCGCGCCCGATGACCCCCGACGTGGACTGGGCCCAGATCAGCCCGATGCTCATACCGCCACGGGGGCCTTGATCCCTGGATGCGGATCGTAATTGACGATCGCGACGTCGTCGTAGGTGTAGTCGAAGATCGAATCACGTGGCGCGAGAACGAGTTCCGGGTATGGGCGCGGGTCGCGACTGAGCTGTAACGTCACCTGCTCGACGTGGTTGTCGTAGATGTGGCAGTCACCGCCGGTCCAAACGAACTCCCCGACGCCCAACCCTGCCTGCGCGGCCATCATGTGGGTCAGCAACGCATAGCTGGCGATGTTGAACGGGACGCCGAGGAACAGGTCCGCACTGCGCTGGTACAGCTGGCACGACAGCTTGCCGTCTGCGACGTAGAACTGGAAGAACGCGTGGCACGGCGGCAGCGCCATCTGCGGAATTTCGCCGACGTTCCAAGCCGACACGATGTTTCGCCGGGAGTCGGGATCGCGCTTGAGCATCTCGAGGGATGCGGTGATCTGGTCGACGTGCTCACCCGACGGCGTGGGCCAGGACCGCCATTGCACGCCATAGACGGGTCCGAGATCGCCTGTGTCGCTTGCCCATTCATTCCAGATTGTCACGCCGTGCTCCTGCAGCCAGCGCACGTTGGAGTCACCGCGCAGGAACCACAGCAGCTCGTAGACCACCGACTTCAGGTGCACCCGCTTGGTGGTGACCAGCGGAAACCCGGCGCTGAGGTCGTACCGCAGCTGATGGCCGAACAGGCTGCGCGTGCCGGTACCGGTGCGATCGGATTTCGGCGTACCCGTCTCGAGCACCAGGCGCAGCAGGTCCTCGTATGGCGTGGCGATTGGCACGCGGTCAGTTTACGACGCTGGCTGCCACTCGTTGAGACGGCGCTCCGGGCGAGCGCCACTGACGCTTGCCCGCCCTCAGTGCAGTCTCGAACGCGGCCCGTCCGGAGCGCAGGAGTAGAACAGAAGCCATGCCGACCATCGCCGACACCATCACCACGCCCGACGGATCATGTCCCGTCACGTTCGCCACCCCCAACGGAAGCGGCCCATGGCCGGGCGTCGTGATGTACCCCGACGCAGGGGGGCGCCGCCCGGTGTTCGAGGAAATGGCCGAGAAGCTGGCTGGGTTCGGATTCGCGGTCCTGCTGCCCGACGTCTACTACCGCCATGGAGACTGGGCGCCCTTCGACCTGAACACCGCCTTCAGCGACCCCGACGAACGCAAGCGTGTGATGACGATGATGGCCAGCATCACCCCCGACAAGATGGCCAGCGACGCCACGGCATTCTTCGACTACCTCGAGTCGCGACCCGAGGTGAGCGGTACCGCATTCGGCACCACCGGGTACTGCATGGGCGGACGGACCTCGCTGATGGTGGCCGGCCGCGTGCCAGAACGTGTGGCTGCGGCGATCTCGATCCACGGTGGCGGCCTCGTCTCGGACGACGCGAGCAGCCCGCATCTACTTGCCGACCAGATCCGCGCCGGCGTCTACGTCGCCGCCGCCGAGAATGACGCGTCGTTCACCTCCGAGCAGGCCGTGACGTTGGACGACGCGCTGACCGCCGCCGGGGTCGAACACGCCATCGAGTTCTATCCCGCGGCGCACGGCTTCGCGGTGTCCGACCACACCGGGATCTACGACCAGGACGCCGCCGAGCGGCACTGGAAGGCGATGCAGGTCTTCTTCGGCGCGAAGCTGACCTGATCCGGCCGCGACCCGTTTGCCTCCCGCTGCTGCGGTAGGCCACCATTGACGCGTGTATGACCAGGTGACCGGCAGCGACCCGGCTTCCCATCAGGATCCCTCGGACCCAGGATTCCGGATAGACCCCGTCCTCGCCAGGAGTTGGCTCCTGGTCAACGGCGCTCAGCCGGACCGCTTCGCACCCGCCGCGCACTCGCGCGCCGACATCGTCGTGCTCGACATCGAGGACGCCGTCGCACCGAAGGACAAGGCCGCCGCACGCGACAACGTGCACGACTGGCTGACCGCTGGCAACGACGACTGGGTGCGCGTCAACGGGTTCGGCACCCGCTGGTGGGCCGACGACCTGGACATGTTGGCGACCACGTCGGTCGGCGGCATCATGCTGGCGATGGTCGAATCCGTCGACCACGTCATCGAGACCGCGAAGCGGCTGCCGGACGTGCCGATCGTCGCCTTAGTGGAGACCGCCCGCGGCCTGGAGCGCATCACCGATATCGCCGCCACCAAGGGCACGTTCCGGTTGGCTTTCGGCATCGGCGACTTTCGCCGGGACACCGGCTTCGGCGACAACCCCGCCACCCTGGCCTATGCCCGCTCACGTTTCACGATCGCGGCGAAGGCGGCCCATCTGCCAAGTGCGATCGACGGCCCGACGATCGGCTCCAGCGCACTGAAACTCATCGAGGCCAGTGCCGTGTCCGTCGAGTTCGGGATGACCGGCAAGATCTGCCTGACGCCCGATCAGTGCCCGTCGGTGAACGAGGGCCTCTCGCCCTCGCAAGACGAAATCAGTTGGGCCAAGGAGTTCTTCACCGAATTTCAGCGGGACGGCGGTGAGATCCGCAACGGATCGGATCTGCCGCGCATCGCCCGGGCGACCAAGATCCTCGACCTGGCCAAGGCGTACGGGATCCATTCGTCGGAGTTCGGTGACGACCCGGACCACGTGCCCGCACCGTCGGACACCTACCACTACTGACCGCGTTCTGACCTCAGCCCACGCGCGTAGGTGCGGATGGCGCGCAGTACGCCCCGACCGGCGTAGATGCCCGCCGCGATCGACACCGCGATCATCACGACGAACATCACCCAGTAATTGTTGCGGGTGTGGTCGGTGTACCACCAGATGATCGTGAACAGGATTGCGCAGACGAACACGACGACGTCGCGCCAGTTGCCCCGGTACGACGCGGCGATCTCGAGCATCGACCGCTGCTTGTCGACCGCGGCGATCATGTCGTCGATCCTGATGTCGATCACCCGTTGCAGCTCGGCGCGGCGCTCGACCTGCTCGGCCGGAAGAAGCTTCAAGAGTTCCATGTCCTGCTTGATGACGGCGCGGACGTCGGGGGCCCGCAGGTTGCCCGCGACCACGCCGAGCAGCGCGCCGCCCGCGATGGGCGCACCCGCCAGGGCAATGTCGGCGATACCGGCCATCGATTACTCCTTCGTCAGTCCACCCGAGGTACTCGACCGTATCGGAGCCGACCGGCCATTTCGCCCAACGTGGTCATGACGTCGGCCGGCAAGGCCTCCGCTTCGTTACCGGATGAAGACTTCGCTGGCGTCGAGCCCACGCCGGGTCGTGGCAGACGGTGTCGGTTGGGTGCCCGTTACGCATTCCCGGTGGCGCGGCCGATCTGGACGCTCTGACCCTCGAAGTCCGCAGTACAGGCCGCGACCAGCGAATACGACTGCCCGAGAAGCGGTGCGGGGAAGTTCAGCGTGGTACTCCCCCTGGCGGCAAGATCGAAGTCGCGGTGAACCGCTATGCCTAGACCATTGTTTTCGGTCGCGTCGTAGGTGCATTGAGCGGCCAACTCCGAGGTGTTCGCTACCGTGACGTTGACCTGCAGACCCGCCCTGTTGACCTTCATCGTCACGGCGTTCGTCGGCGCCACCTTCTTCACCGGGCAGGCTTGGGCGACGGGGACGACGGGGCCGCCCTCCGGGCACTGTTTGGTTTGTGGGGCCGCAGGTGCCGCGGGTGCTGCGGGTGCCGCAGGCGCTGCGGGTGCCACAGCGGGCTTGAAGTTGTAGTCCGCCCACCCGCCGCACCAGTCGCCCTCGAGGTCCTTCTTGCGGCAGCCCTGGACACCGATCGTGAACGCGTCAGTGGTTTGGACGCCCCACCTGGCAGTCTGACCATTGATGCACTTGAAGTCGAATTCCTCTTGGTTTCCCCGATACATGACGTGCACGGCGTCGACGACGTAATCGCCGTTCACTCGCGGACATCCTCCGATGATGCAGGTCGTGTGGACATTGCTGTCCGGACTACAGGACACGGTCAAGCCGTTGCCCAGTGTGTCGGCTGATGCGACGGGCGTGCTGAAAGTCGCTGTGGCGCTGACTAAGACGGCTGCCATCGCGACCGTAGTAGCTATTCGTTTTGCCATCATGATCTATCCCTGTCCTCCGGTTGGGAGCTCTTTGCTCCGACGGGATGACGCAGCGAAACCCAGAGCATCGACCCGACAGCATGATGCTAAGCGAAGTTGCGGACGTATTCTCAGGATCCGCACACCACGCTTACGGGTAGCGAATTGCCCCCGAATCGGCGCCGCTCTTGGCTGGCCCGCCACGGCCGGTTGCCCGGGTGCTAACCGGGGGTGGCCACTGCCGGCCTCAGGGCCGTCGCGCTCGTCTGACAACTCGGCCGTCTCCGCTTGGGTTCCATCGCCGGTGGTTGGCCAGCTGGCGTCCACGTCATTCCATCAGGAGTGCCGCGACGGTCGCGCCCAGGTTCCAGCACGCCTCGAGGTCGACCTTCGACGGCTTGCCGGACACCACGACGTACTCGGTCGCCTTCTCCCAGCCGAGTCCGGTGGTGATGGCGGTGACGCCTCGCTCGGCTCCCTCGGCGCCCTCGTTGCCGTGGAGGTACAGCCCGAACGGACGCCCGCGGGTGGTGTCGAGACACGGGTAGTAGCAGACGTCGAACGCGTGCTTGAGCGCGCCGCTCATGTAGCCCAGGTTCGCCGGCGTGCCGAGGAGGTAGCCGTCTGCCTCCAGCATGTCGCTTGGTGATACCGAGAGTGCTGCTCGCCGAACGACTTTCACGCCGGTGATCTCGGGGTCGGTCGCGCCGGCCAGGACCGCCTCGAACATCTCCTGGCAATGCGGGGAGGGCGTGTGGTGCACGATCAGCAGCATCTTGCTCACGATCGCTGCTCCTCCTGCATCGCGACGGCCTTGCGCATCGTCTCCCTGGCTCGGCCGCGGTCACCTGCGTAGTCGTAGGCGCGAGCCAGCCGGTACCACTGGCGCCAATCGTCCGGGTGTTCCTCGGCCTCGGCGCGCACCGCGTCGAAGAGTTGGTCGGCGGCCTCGCGCTCGATGCGACCCGACGGTCGCCGCGGCAACGCGCTGACGTCGAGGTCCATGCCCTGCTCACGTGCGAGCCGGGCCAGTCGCTGATGGGCGAAACCCGCACGGAGCGTAGCGATCATCGCCCACAGGCCGATCACCGGCAGGAGGAAGATGGCGATGCCCAGCCCGATGGCGGCAGGTCGCCCGGACGACATCAGGATGACGCCGGCCCGGCCCAGCAGAACGAAGTACACGACCATCGCCACGCACATGAAGGCGATCAGCAGTTGGATGCGCAGGGCCCGCGCCCCTTCGTTCTCCTTCACAAACCCATGAGGGGTTCGATCCCGATCGTCAGCCCGGGATGGGCGGCCACGTTGCGCACGCCGAGCAGGACGCCTGGCACGAAGGACGTTCGATCGAGGCTGTCGTGCCGAATGGTCAGCGTCTCCCCCATCGTCCCGAACAGGACTTCCTGGTGCGCGACGAGGCCCGCCAAGCGGATCGAGTGCACGCGCACCCCGTCGACGTCGGCCCCCCGGGCGCCGTCGAGGCCGGTGCTGGTGGCATCGGGGCTGGGCGGCAGGCCCTTGCGCGCCTCGGCGATCAGCCTGGCGGTGCGGGTCGCCGTCCCCGACGGCGCGTCGGCCTTGTGCGGGTGGTGCAGTTCGATCACCTCCGCGGACTCGAAGAACCGGGCGGCCTGCCTGGCGAACTCCATCGACAGCACCGCGCCGATGGCGAAGTTGGGTGCGATGAGCACGGCGACGTCGGGCTTCTCGGCGAGCCAGGATCTGACGCGGGCGATTCGTTCGTCGGTGAAGCCGGTGGTGCCCACCACGGCGTTGATGCCCGCCTCGATCAGGAACCGCAGGTTGTCCATGACGACGTCGGGGTGGGTGAAGTCGACGACGACCTCGGTCTGACTGTCGGTGAATAGCGTCAGTGGATCGCCCGCGTCGACACCCGTCGTGAAGGCCAGGTCGTCGGCCGCTTCGACGGCGTCGACGATCGTCGCGCCGACCTTGCCCTTGGCGCCCAGGACTCCCACTCGCATGGTGGCAGCCTAGTAGGTACCGGAATGCGCCGATTCGGGCCTGCACCGACGCCATCCTGGTAGCGTCCCTCGCGGACTCGAGCGCGACGATCGCCGCGCAGGAACCATTGAGGTGCAATGCCTTTGATCCACGACAGCAACGTCCTGCCATGACCGTTGGCGACGGTGCCGAGCCAGTCCCGCCGCGGGGACGGTCGCGCGTCTCACGGCGACAAGCCCTCGCAGCAGCCGGCGGGGCCATTGCCGGCGGCGCCGTCGCCGTCGCGGTGATGCTGCCGCAACGCCATGACTCCCCCGCGAGCACACCGCAGGCGGACGGCATGGGAACACCCGCCCCGACGCTGACTGCGGTCACGCCCGGTGAGGGCCTGTCGCTGCCCACTGCGGTAGCGCCCGACGCGTCGGCGGAGTTCCGGGCCGTGGTGGACACACTCGTCGAGGCGATGCGCACCAACCGGGTGCCCGGCAGCGCACTCGGCATCCTGTCCGGCGACCGAGAAGAGCACGCGACCTTCGGGCTCTCCAGCGTCAACACCTCCGTGCCCGTCGGACCCGACACGCTGTTCCAGATCGGCTCGCTCACCAAGACGTACACCGCCACCGCGATCTGGCGCCTGATCGAAGCGGGCACCGTCGCCGTCGACGCGCCGGTACGCACCTACCTTCCCGAGCTGCGACTGGCGGATGCCGCCACGGCCTCGGCCGTGACGGTCGGCAACCTGCTCGATCACTCCGCAGGCTGGTGGGGTGACGAGGGTACCTATACCGGCGAAGGCGACGACGCGATCGCCCGCTTCGTCGCGGAACGACTGCCGCAACTCCCACAGATCTTTCCGCTGGGAGAGTTCTTCTCCTACAACAACGCAGGATTCATCCTTCTCGGTCGAATCATCGAGGTCGTCACCGGCAAGACCTACCGCGCAGCCATGGACGACCTGGTGCTCGGTCCGGTGGGGCTGAGAGCGAGCACCTTCGACCCGTCGAGAGTGCTGCAGCGCCCGCACGCCGACGGCCACTATGCCGGGGAGATCAACGGGGTCGACGGCGTTGCCGTGCAGACACCCTTGTGGCTGCCCCGCAGCGTCGACCCGGCCGGCAACCTCTGGTCGACTACCCGCGACGTCCTGCGCTACGCCCGGATACACCTCGGGGAACCCCTCGACGCCGGACCGACCCTTCTGTCACCGCAGACCCGAAAGCGCATGCAGGAGCCTGTGATGGGGGTGCCGGGCCTGCCGGTGAGCATCGGGCGCAACTGGTTCGTGCAGAACGTTGGCGGGTTCGACGCCATCATCCACAACGGCGATACCCTCGGCCAGCACACGGTGTTCATCGCCATCCCCGAGCAGCGGTTCGCCCTGGTCCTGCTCACCAACAGCTTGAGCGGCGCAGTGGCCACCGAACTCGCCACCATCGACGCGGCGATGCGGGCTTATCCCGGCCTCGCGCCGCTGACCGGGAAGGTCGGACTGTCGCGCGCGATGATGGCGCCGATGGGCGCGCCGGTGATAAAGGTGCCCGCAGCCGAACTAGGCCAGTATGCAGGACGATTCGCGGACCCCGGCACCGTCATCGACTTCGCCGTTCGCGGCGACGAACTCACCGCGCTGCCGAGCACCATCCCGACGCCAAACGCGATGCTGCCCGCGATCAGCCCGCTGCCAGCGACGGCACCGGTGACGGTCGAGTTCGTCGCGAAGGATGCGGTCAAGGCCGGCGAAGGGCTCACCCCCTTCGTGCGAAACCGCTCCGGCGACGTCGGCTGGGTCAACGCCGGGCTGCGGCTGGTTCCGCGGGCGAAGCCCAGCTAGCGAACCGTCCGCCCCACCAGGCCCGGATCGAAGGTAGCCCTGGCGGTCACCGACGCCGCGGCGGCCGCGACGATGACGCCTGCGTCCGCCTCGTACCCCTTCGGGAACACGATCTCGGCGCTGTCGGGGCCGTCGCGGTGGGCCATCAGCCAGTCATAGAGCAGCCAGTCGAGTGCGCAGGTGACGGCCATCGGATCCGCCCCCGCGGTCCGCGCGGCGGTGATCACCGACCGCAGCGCCTCGAGGTGCTCCTTGCGCGACGCCTCCTTGTTCACCCCCGAGCTGTCGAAGAGCAGCATCGACAGTGTCAACGGAAAGCGCTGTCCCGCTTCGGTTCTGACGACCCAGCGACCGCCCCGCCACGGTTCGGCGGGATTGATCTGCTGCATCTCGCCGAACCCGCCGATGACGCCGATCGCCGGGTCGTCGAGCTCACCGTCGAACGGCGCCGGACCCAGCAGCCCGAGCGGCTCACGCGCCAGGATGGAGAACAACGCCGCGGTGCCCACGATCTTGCCCGCCCTCAGGTCGGCGACCAGGCCGGTGCGTTCGAGCGCCATCGCATAGTCGACGCACAGCCGGTCCAGCGTGCGGTGCAGGTTCAGCAGGTCCTCGCGTTCCTCGGCGGCGGGTCGCCGCCCGCCGCCAAGGATCTGACCGAACCGCTCCGCGGCGATGATCAGCGAATCGTCGATCGCCTCGAGGTGAGTGGCCACCAACCGGTCGGGTTCGTCGTCCTCGCCGACGAGGGCCACCAGCGTCGTCGGCGCGCCCGTTGGGGTGGCCCAGTAGAACCCGATCTGCCCATCCGTCTGGACGATCCTCGGCCTCATGACTGCCGCCGCCAGATGATGACCCGGTTGTTTCCGGAGTCCGACACGGCCAATCGGTCACTATGCAGGGAGATGCCGTACGGCCAGCACAACGTGTCCCGCTGCACCGACGTCCATCGATTCTCGCCGTTGGCACCGAAGTCCGGTTGCGCCAGCACGTAATCCGCCGGACGGCCATCGACGGGGACGTCATTCCACAGCAGGATGCGGTTGTTCGCGGTGTCCGCGACGGCCAGGCGATCCGCGTCGAGGCCGACGGCGTACGGAAAGCGGAACCGGTCACCGGTGTGCGGTCCGTAGGGCCATTCGGCGGACGACGTGAAGTCCGCCTGCCCGATCACCACGTCCGCGGGCCGGTCGGCGTCCGGGTGCGGCGACCACCCCAGGATGCGGTGGTCACCGGCGTCGGCGACCAGTAGCAGATCGTCGCGGCCCGTGATGTCATGC contains:
- a CDS encoding winged helix-turn-helix domain-containing protein gives rise to the protein MILTADQARRVAVAAQGFAEAKPSGVVNRSHLKRLISRIQVLQLDSVSVAVRAHYAPVFSRLGPYDRSVLERAAWSHSARSPRLLVEYWAHEAALMAVDDWPLLRWRMREYADGRWGKEIVRKNRQLAEDVVAAVAELGPSTAGRIEAHLESEPRGRKGPWWDRSDTKWVAEALFASGALTTATRVGFARHYDLTERVLPPEVYSREVDDDVAVRELVLRAATALGVATETDIRDYFRLGAKQAKPVLAELVADGELEPVEVQGWSAPAYLRAGGGMPRVDRGTALLCPFDPLIFFRPRVERLFGVHYRIEIYVPEPKRQFGYYVWPFLLDGRLVGRVDLKAERSRGALHVVGAFTEPGQDRRRVAEAMAVELQSMASWLELGDVIVGERGDLVGDLTRAL
- a CDS encoding dihydrofolate reductase; its protein translation is MSIGLIWAQSTSGVIGRDDAIPWRLPEDQARFKELTLGHAVVMGRLTWESLPAKVRPLPGRRNVVITRQVDYVAEGATVVGSLDEALATLGPERSDAGDVDEDAWVIGGAQIYALALPHATRCEVTEVEVPLRREDDDALAPGLDDSWAAAEGDWLTSAAGIRYRFNSYRRS
- a CDS encoding thymidylate synthase produces the protein MPIATPYEDLLRLVLETGTPKSDRTGTGTRSLFGHQLRYDLSAGFPLVTTKRVHLKSVVYELLWFLRGDSNVRWLQEHGVTIWNEWASDTGDLGPVYGVQWRSWPTPSGEHVDQITASLEMLKRDPDSRRNIVSAWNVGEIPQMALPPCHAFFQFYVADGKLSCQLYQRSADLFLGVPFNIASYALLTHMMAAQAGLGVGEFVWTGGDCHIYDNHVEQVTLQLSRDPRPYPELVLAPRDSIFDYTYDDVAIVNYDPHPGIKAPVAV
- a CDS encoding dienelactone hydrolase family protein produces the protein MPTIADTITTPDGSCPVTFATPNGSGPWPGVVMYPDAGGRRPVFEEMAEKLAGFGFAVLLPDVYYRHGDWAPFDLNTAFSDPDERKRVMTMMASITPDKMASDATAFFDYLESRPEVSGTAFGTTGYCMGGRTSLMVAGRVPERVAAAISIHGGGLVSDDASSPHLLADQIRAGVYVAAAENDASFTSEQAVTLDDALTAAGVEHAIEFYPAAHGFAVSDHTGIYDQDAAERHWKAMQVFFGAKLT
- a CDS encoding HpcH/HpaI aldolase/citrate lyase family protein, producing the protein MYDQVTGSDPASHQDPSDPGFRIDPVLARSWLLVNGAQPDRFAPAAHSRADIVVLDIEDAVAPKDKAAARDNVHDWLTAGNDDWVRVNGFGTRWWADDLDMLATTSVGGIMLAMVESVDHVIETAKRLPDVPIVALVETARGLERITDIAATKGTFRLAFGIGDFRRDTGFGDNPATLAYARSRFTIAAKAAHLPSAIDGPTIGSSALKLIEASAVSVEFGMTGKICLTPDQCPSVNEGLSPSQDEISWAKEFFTEFQRDGGEIRNGSDLPRIARATKILDLAKAYGIHSSEFGDDPDHVPAPSDTYHY
- a CDS encoding flavodoxin family protein gives rise to the protein MSKMLLIVHHTPSPHCQEMFEAVLAGATDPEITGVKVVRRAALSVSPSDMLEADGYLLGTPANLGYMSGALKHAFDVCYYPCLDTTRGRPFGLYLHGNEGAEGAERGVTAITTGLGWEKATEYVVVSGKPSKVDLEACWNLGATVAALLME
- the dapB gene encoding 4-hydroxy-tetrahydrodipicolinate reductase, yielding MRVGVLGAKGKVGATIVDAVEAADDLAFTTGVDAGDPLTLFTDSQTEVVVDFTHPDVVMDNLRFLIEAGINAVVGTTGFTDERIARVRSWLAEKPDVAVLIAPNFAIGAVLSMEFARQAARFFESAEVIELHHPHKADAPSGTATRTARLIAEARKGLPPSPDATSTGLDGARGADVDGVRVHSIRLAGLVAHQEVLFGTMGETLTIRHDSLDRTSFVPGVLLGVRNVAAHPGLTIGIEPLMGL
- a CDS encoding serine hydrolase domain-containing protein; its protein translation is MTVGDGAEPVPPRGRSRVSRRQALAAAGGAIAGGAVAVAVMLPQRHDSPASTPQADGMGTPAPTLTAVTPGEGLSLPTAVAPDASAEFRAVVDTLVEAMRTNRVPGSALGILSGDREEHATFGLSSVNTSVPVGPDTLFQIGSLTKTYTATAIWRLIEAGTVAVDAPVRTYLPELRLADAATASAVTVGNLLDHSAGWWGDEGTYTGEGDDAIARFVAERLPQLPQIFPLGEFFSYNNAGFILLGRIIEVVTGKTYRAAMDDLVLGPVGLRASTFDPSRVLQRPHADGHYAGEINGVDGVAVQTPLWLPRSVDPAGNLWSTTRDVLRYARIHLGEPLDAGPTLLSPQTRKRMQEPVMGVPGLPVSIGRNWFVQNVGGFDAIIHNGDTLGQHTVFIAIPEQRFALVLLTNSLSGAVATELATIDAAMRAYPGLAPLTGKVGLSRAMMAPMGAPVIKVPAAELGQYAGRFADPGTVIDFAVRGDELTALPSTIPTPNAMLPAISPLPATAPVTVEFVAKDAVKAGEGLTPFVRNRSGDVGWVNAGLRLVPRAKPS